The Coffea arabica cultivar ET-39 chromosome 2c, Coffea Arabica ET-39 HiFi, whole genome shotgun sequence genome includes the window ATCCCTAAAAAATTTTCCGGGGagtattgaaaattttttgaaatataaggTAATTAAATTACCGAAGTTTGAAGGTCCAAAATAGTTGTAGGTTGCGTGCAAATGCTCTCCCagtgaggaaaagaaaagggtttGTTTATGAACAAAAATTACCGATCCAAGAACAAAGGGATTGATTCTTCTCAAACTCTCGTACCAATTCACGTATAATTAGCATGAAGTTGATCATCAAGTTTTGACAGTTCCTTGGAAAGACCTAAAACAtgtgaacaaatttttatcTTACGCGAAATCCATGTGCCAAGAATTTGAACATGATTTTAGACCAGGAAGGAATAGCCTCTGAGACCTCCAGTCGAAAATTCTTTCAATTTTGATGTTCGGAAACAAATAGCACCCTTTCATCtatagtttgttttttttttttttttttggggtttaagCTCATCTACAAGATTTTACCCACATGGAATGAGAAAATTCTGAAATCCCTCAACAATCAATAGCACTTTGATAGTTAAGAACCATAAAGAAGTACAAGCATTTAATAGTACACACTTTTAGCAATGGACCATAGCGTCCTTTGTTTATCAAAATGTGGCAACATTTCCTTAATTTCAAGCACAGGCGAGATTTTGTTCTAGCTTGCAAGTTAGAACTTAGAAGCACCTTGCTTTGCTTATGCAAAAAGCAACACGAATTCTGGCATAATTTATGAAGATGATGATATCACAGACGTTGGAAGACTACAAAAACCACAAGAATTGCACACGCTTGCTAATTGCATCTATCTATCTAGTTTGCACAAATGGCCATAACGAGTCaaaagaacaagaaatttttttttttaaacaagctAACAAAATACTTATGTAAATCAGTCTAGAGATCGTTATAACACATAATGAAACTTTCCATGACACAAAAGTCCAACAAACTCAAAGCTAAAGACTAGAGAGCCCTATTTAGCTAGCTACGGAAGAGTCAGAGAGCGAGATATAGAGATGCAACAAAAACAAGGCAAGTGACGAATGGCTGATCCCCTCTCTTCAACATCCACGAGTCGGATAAATCTGCAATGCAAATTCCcaccaaaataaaaagtaaaaaaaaaaattccgaaAGAGTAAGTTATCATAGGGAACAAGAACATTATAGCAACATGAGTACAAAAATATTGTACTAACAGATGAGAGTTGTAGGATTAAAgcattcaaatcaaatcaataaaaattaCGCAAGCTTCTAAAATGAAAGCATACTACTCGTAAATTAAGTACCAAATCAATAGTGGTGTCATGAGATGAGGAAGTTGACGTGCGAATCAAGTAGTAGAATGCACCATGCTGAAGAGGCTGGAGAGTGACACCCCATTCATTGGTCATAACAGGCTGACCAGAGGAGTGTACCAGCACTGCATCATCTCCAAATGCTTCTCTCACGTTAAAGAATGCACTCGTCACCTCAAACGCCACATCGTTGATAAAAACGGTTGATTTTGTAGGATCAGCTGAGCCCGTTTCACCAACACCTGCACCGTCACCCATTGAATAATCAGCACCTTTCTTTTTACCAcccccgcccccccccccccccccaaaataccaaaaaagaaaaaggcaaaatgAAGAAACACTTATAATTTAGTATTTTTCATGCTCATCATTCACACAGGGATATGAAGAGCCAATGCAGTAGTCAACAATCCATGCAGACGTTCTTAGAGACAAAGATCATAAAACTCGGGCAAGAGACAAATCTATCCTTGTCTTTTTTTCTTACCATGACGAGTATGTCCACATGCTGCATATAacaaatgaatgataaataggaaaaagtagatCGAACAGTATCCATCAATCACTTCCATGAAAATGCCCCACTTGTGCATACTGCTTCTGCATTAGCATGATAAGGGACAAACATTTATTCTCATTCTTGTTCCAGAATTCATCTTCTAAATTTGTACAGATCAATGATATGATTCCCATgttcaaaataaaaaactagAACTAGTTATGAATTATATGGGACATACGAAAATCTGTGAAAACAAGTGAGTAGACCAGATGGTTCATTAATTTCTAGGTGGTAGCCTATGCCATTAATGGTTAAGCTAAGAAAATACTACTTGATTTAGGTCagggaaataatgctcaattaAAGGATAaaacttgaaagaaaaaaaaaagattatcaAGACTTAAATACCATGAACGTGATCAATGCTTGACACGGCAGCTACTCTTGTGGGAGAAAAAATGCTTTGACTAGTAGTAATTGGAGGTGTAGTTAAAGCAGTGTAGTTTAACTGTTGCTGCAGCTTAATCTTCTCATCCTGAACCTTTTTGGTGGGCAGATGGTTCATCAGCAGCAAATCACTAAGCAAGATACTAGAAGAGTTTTGGATGGTATTATCAGCCAGATGAGAAAGACTTGGTGCATCAGAGAAACAAAACCCTTGACTAAAAGCAGCAGGAGGTGTTGACTCTGCAGCAGAGGGTGGCTGTTGCACTGGGAAAAAGAAGGGTGCAGGCAAGAATTCAGCACTGTGGGATTGGAAAAAGTGCTGGTTAACTGAAGCAGTTGGAGAACTTGATGTATCAAAAAGGTTCTTGGGACCGAGTGAGAGGGTTTTGTCTGCTGAATTTTGAGAAGACTTTTCAGAAGAGGATGAAGATGATGAGAGAGAAGTAGTTTTGGTTGCAGGAGGAGTAGATGTAATGTGAGGGATTTGTGGAGGTTGTGACTTGGTGGTGCTTTGGAAATGGCGCTGCTTGTGCTTGCTTCTTGATTTTCTGTTCTGAAACCAATAAAAGACATTGGCATCTCCAACTTGTCCATATTCTTGCAATTGAGCTCTGATTTTCCTTATCTCATCCCTTGGAGGGTTCACCATTCCCGAGTTGAAGATAGCTTCCAGTATCCGTATTTGCTCCGGCCTTGGATTCCATCTCGGTTTTGGTTCGGGACTCCTCTCTTCAGACCCTATCATAGTCGAAAATAAATCACGATAAATTGTTAGCCGTTTTCTCATGTTAAGCTCAAGAATTAGAAACAGATAAGTCAGAAAAGAACAACTGTAAGTTAAAAAGCTACATAACAATCAGTTTTAGACATCTCAAGTCAGAAAAATTTGAAACCAGTGAATGCAAGTGACTCAATGATTGAATGGAATTACTACCTGATGATGCACAGGAGGGGGCTCTTTGGCAACCGTTAGAGATGAGAGAAGAATTGATCTCGTGCTGCCATTGGTGCTGAGAGTTGCAAGGCTTGGACTTAAACATGCTAGGCCAGTGTCTATTTGATGAAGCCATGATGATAGCTGGGAACAACTGTCAATTGTTATGTGGGATTCCTCCTCACACTTGAATGGACAAACCTTATACTGGTATACTATCTAGGAATTCAAacagaagaagagaaagaaaggacAAGTCTTCCTTTTTGTTGGCTTTGTGTCTGAAGAGAAGAATGAAACGGCTAGGCAAACATAACGTCTCTTCTTATAGCCATCCTCACCTACTCCTCCCCTTCAGTTTCATCATGGATGGATTGTCAATTAATAAAAACAGTCCTTCCTCCCAACCATGTCCCTAATAAAATATGCTATCATGTAGTAGAAAGAAATATAAAAAAGACAAAACCCACAACAGGAATCGCCTGTGGAAATGATTAACAAGAATAGAAAGCGAATTAAATATAAAGTGATCAAGAGGATGGAGTGTAGTACAAAAGACCCATACTTCTGAGTTCTGAGGAGTCCTTACTAGTGgaatttttgcattaaaaccGAAATACTTGTTCACTACTCAAAAGTACAAGGCCAATCCCCCCGGAAGAGAAGCAAAGAGAACATTGAAGAAGCACATGCTTGGGCTTATATTGGAATCTTCTTCATCAGAGACGGAGTAGACAGACAGAGAGGAGATCTAAATGCAAAATATTGGAGATGGGGTGTGGTGTACTGCTGTTGTGGGGTGCTGCTTCTGATCACTTTGTCTGTTTGTAATATAAGTGTTGCATTTTTATGATGAATCTGcaagattttccagttttctatGGAGGGAttgattctttttctttattttttgtttcttttcttaggGAGGGTATTAATGGAGAGGGTTTAGAGATGGGTACtctagtgtgtgtgtgtgtgtgggatTAATATTCTATTGTAATGGAACAGGCTGTTGCAGGAATAAATAAGGGGTGTGTGATGTGGTGCGGCACTGGCCTTGGGGTTTCTGAAAGTCAAGAAAGGCTTGTGTTGAAAAATTTGATTGTCTCAACTTTCAAGCGATGGTGAAAGATTAATTGCCAGTTTGTAGTGTTTTTGGGCACAGTAAGAAGAGTTTTGGATTGACTCGAGGGGCATTTTAAtgttcattaaaaaaaaaaattagcaagtAACCAGAAAGAGAAATTAAGGACTCGCTAATGaggatttttatcttttgttagTAAACTATTAGCGAGGACTTTTAATTAGTGACACTATACTTCTCTCATCTTCTTTTGGTAGCCCTGAagtttctggtttcctttcttttgtcgTCATGAGGAAACATTTTATTACTCTTAATTTGAAGTTGTACAAGGATGCAACTAACTAAAGGCATAATTTACCATCAAAATAGGCCCTCATATAATGAGCAAAACTAGTTAGCTTGCAATCATCATGTCAGGCTGCTATATGGTTATAGCtgaacaattaggtgaaattcGAATTGATGTTTCAAGATCTTTGCAGATTTTCGTTCTGCGTTCGGTTTCAAATTAGTTTTGTGTTCTAtttgataattattttttttgggcGCTGGACCAGACTTTGGCCTCACTAGTCTCCTTTAGTTGACCACCAATATCAGAAAATGATGAATTCTATGGTGTGGGGTGGTGAAATGAGGAAAGTGGTACTGAAATTGGTCCATGGTCTCACCACATTGACACTTTGACATATGATGGTTTGTCATTGGCTCACTCAGAACTCACAAGTCACAAGAATTGGTTATGTTATCACCGTCAACTTTGTTGGTGCAGCAGCTAcaaaatcccttttttttttcctgtaacGATGATATttgtataatctaatctattatattttataaaaaaaaagaatttaaaaaaattgtataagGCGCTGACAAATTTACAGATCCaattagataaaaaaaaaaaaaaatgctctaaCACctcatttaaatttttttcattacaaataaaattcaaactccCAAATTACCATCCAAACAAAGACTGGATTCCTTTTTGTGGCGAATGGCTCAGTGGTTGCTACACAACCCGTACTTGCATAATGGTCTGCTTGACAACGGGTAACATGGTGTCAGGAAATGGTTCTAACACCAACAGTGGCCATTTACATTTTGTGCCACATATTGTAATTTTGCTGTTACATGTGCACTTACAATTTTCCCTTAGCATGCAAGACAAGGGGTTTTGTTTTTTTCGAAAGTGAGCTCTTTCGCACTGTAAATTTGGACAGGTAATGGCAGAATAGTAAATAAAGGACCATTTGAAAGGTACGCAAGGAGgggtaacaaaaaaaaaaaaagaagaa containing:
- the LOC113722026 gene encoding WUSCHEL-related homeobox 9, with product MASSNRHWPSMFKSKPCNSQHQWQHEINSSLISNGCQRAPSCASSGSEERSPEPKPRWNPRPEQIRILEAIFNSGMVNPPRDEIRKIRAQLQEYGQVGDANVFYWFQNRKSRSKHKQRHFQSTTKSQPPQIPHITSTPPATKTTSLSSSSSSSEKSSQNSADKTLSLGPKNLFDTSSSPTASVNQHFFQSHSAEFLPAPFFFPVQQPPSAAESTPPAAFSQGFCFSDAPSLSHLADNTIQNSSSILLSDLLLMNHLPTKKVQDEKIKLQQQLNYTALTTPPITTSQSIFSPTRVAAVSSIDHVHGVGETGSADPTKSTVFINDVAFEVTSAFFNVREAFGDDAVLVHSSGQPVMTNEWGVTLQPLQHGAFYYLIRTSTSSSHDTTIDLIYPTRGC